From Woronichinia naegeliana WA131, the proteins below share one genomic window:
- a CDS encoding IS110 family transposase has translation MQVTNQESGWQELSEQLKKYKIELIIIESTGGMERGVAHKLQKEEFKVAVINPKRARDFAKASGRLAKTDKIDAEVLAHFGEALQPSPKPLASESQVALSDLVNRRSQLVEMLNSEQKRAHSVRSSTAKADIETNIQWLKQRIKGMDEQIDQLRQDNEESKKQYELLTSVPGVGRVTAVTLLSMLPELGELPLKKLSSLVGIAPMNCDSGQMRGKRRIIGGRARVRAVLYMSALVAIQHNPVIKAFYQKLLQAGKAKKVALIACAHKLLGFLHAIVKSQKPWRCPENIETKEEKLQAC, from the coding sequence TTGCAAGTAACCAATCAAGAGTCAGGCTGGCAGGAATTAAGCGAACAACTCAAAAAATACAAAATTGAGTTAATCATCATCGAATCAACAGGAGGAATGGAAAGAGGAGTGGCTCACAAGCTGCAAAAAGAGGAATTCAAGGTAGCAGTGATTAATCCCAAAAGAGCCAGAGATTTTGCCAAGGCATCAGGTCGTCTAGCGAAAACGGACAAAATAGATGCCGAGGTATTAGCCCATTTTGGAGAAGCCTTGCAACCAAGCCCAAAACCGTTAGCATCAGAATCTCAAGTAGCTTTATCCGATTTGGTCAATCGTCGTAGTCAGTTAGTGGAAATGCTAAACAGTGAACAAAAACGAGCGCACAGTGTTCGTAGTAGCACGGCGAAAGCTGACATTGAGACTAATATTCAATGGCTCAAACAAAGGATAAAAGGAATGGATGAGCAGATAGACCAACTGCGGCAAGACAACGAAGAGAGTAAAAAGCAGTATGAGCTATTAACCAGTGTACCTGGAGTGGGCAGAGTAACGGCCGTGACCTTGCTATCAATGTTGCCAGAATTAGGAGAGCTACCATTGAAGAAACTGTCGAGTCTAGTGGGAATTGCTCCCATGAACTGTGACAGTGGGCAAATGCGAGGAAAACGACGTATTATCGGTGGACGAGCAAGGGTGCGTGCCGTGCTGTATATGTCAGCCCTAGTGGCAATACAACACAATCCGGTAATTAAGGCGTTTTATCAAAAATTGCTCCAGGCAGGTAAGGCCAAAAAAGTAGCTTTAATTGCCTGCGCTCATAAGCTATTGGGATTTCTTCATGCTATAGTCAAGAGTCAAAAACCTTGGCGATGTCCTGAAAATATAGAGACAAAGGAGGAAAAACTGCAAGCGTGCTAA
- a CDS encoding IS1-like element transposase — translation MPEVKEKIAEMAMNGSGIRDTARVLRISPSTVISELKKKSLV, via the coding sequence TTGCCAGAAGTAAAGGAAAAGATTGCCGAAATGGCAATGAATGGTAGTGGCATAAGGGATACAGCCCGTGTGCTGAGGATTAGTCCATCAACAGTGATTAGTGAACTAAAAAAAAAGAGTCTAGTTTAG
- the corA gene encoding magnesium/cobalt transporter CorA has translation MTQSRLNPELLLRQLPTEAPEEEEDYFDYFYDEPGSEPGTLSIEPDAQPSKIILIDYSSDHAIRKSDLTPNALRPYLGTNTVSWMDIRGLGSEEILKQVGEIFKLHPLLLEDVVNVPQRSKVEDYHDHIMIIAHRVRPNREEDGFESEQVSFVLGKRYLLTFQEAEMADCFDPVRDRIRANQGKVCQEGPDYLVYLLLDMLIDEYFPLLEDYEARIEALEDTIIRHPDGELMEEIYNIRRELLALRRLIWPLRHVMNVLLRDINPLISTESRIYFRDCHDHIIQVLDIIEAYRELAASLMEVYMTSMSNKMNEVMKFLTVISTIFIPLTFIAGVYGMNFEEMPELKSPYGYIGTWIVMLTIAFGSLFFFWRRGWLKPSYRIKED, from the coding sequence ATGACTCAATCACGCCTCAATCCAGAACTCCTGCTGCGTCAATTACCAACGGAAGCACCAGAAGAGGAAGAGGATTATTTTGACTATTTTTATGATGAACCAGGGAGTGAACCAGGCACCCTCAGCATTGAACCCGATGCCCAACCCTCCAAAATTATTCTGATTGATTATAGTTCCGATCATGCCATTCGCAAATCAGATTTAACGCCCAATGCCTTGCGTCCTTATTTAGGGACAAATACCGTTTCCTGGATGGATATTCGTGGTTTAGGGAGTGAAGAAATTTTAAAGCAAGTGGGGGAAATTTTTAAATTACATCCCCTCCTATTAGAAGATGTGGTCAATGTTCCACAACGTTCCAAGGTGGAAGATTATCATGATCATATTATGATTATTGCCCATCGTGTCCGTCCGAATCGAGAAGAAGATGGTTTTGAAAGTGAGCAGGTGAGTTTTGTTTTAGGAAAACGCTATTTATTAACCTTCCAAGAAGCGGAAATGGCCGATTGTTTTGATCCTGTCCGCGATCGCATCCGAGCCAACCAGGGCAAAGTCTGTCAGGAAGGGCCAGATTATTTAGTTTATTTATTACTGGATATGTTAATTGATGAATATTTTCCTCTCTTGGAAGACTATGAGGCTAGAATTGAGGCCTTAGAAGATACCATCATTCGTCATCCCGATGGAGAATTAATGGAAGAAATTTATAATATTCGTCGGGAATTATTGGCTCTACGACGCTTAATTTGGCCACTACGTCACGTTATGAATGTGTTACTCAGGGATATTAATCCTTTAATTAGCACGGAGTCCCGCATCTATTTTCGAGATTGTCATGATCACATTATTCAAGTTTTGGATATTATTGAAGCCTATCGAGAACTAGCGGCCAGTTTAATGGAAGTTTATATGACCTCGATGAGTAATAAAATGAATGAAGTCATGAAATTTTTAACGGTTATTTCGACGATTTTTATTCCTTTAACCTTTATTGCCGGTGTTTATGGGATGAACTTTGAAGAAATGCCCGAATTAAAGTCTCCCTACGGCTATATTGGCACCTGGATTGTGATGTTAACGATCGCCTTTGGTTCCCTCTTTTTCTTTTGGCGTAGGGGTTGGCTCAAACCCTCCTATCGGATCAAGGAAGATTGA
- a CDS encoding glutathione S-transferase family protein, which produces MLELYQFELSQYSEKVRFILDYKGLEYRKIEVVPGVGQLELLRLSGQSKVPVLKDGETVIADSTEIAFYLDRKFPEKPLIPTDPVLRGQCLLIEEWADESIGLKGRKAFIGALNQNPNFRTSVLPKETPSFLKNLVGAVPSEMLDLLGTGIGFGADAVKEAMRGLKQDLEALSLILQHQPYLVGNEPTLADFTVAGLSMIIKFPAGDYINIPAELKAKGIPGLADHSSYLPFFEWRDRLYSHFRKVSNHSPASPDNPTVITIDD; this is translated from the coding sequence ATGTTAGAACTCTATCAATTTGAATTGTCTCAATATTCAGAAAAAGTTCGTTTTATTCTAGATTATAAAGGGTTAGAATATCGCAAAATTGAAGTGGTTCCAGGGGTCGGACAATTAGAGCTATTGCGTTTATCTGGACAATCAAAAGTGCCAGTATTGAAAGATGGCGAGACGGTGATCGCTGACTCAACGGAAATTGCTTTTTATCTAGATCGGAAATTTCCAGAAAAACCCTTAATTCCCACTGATCCCGTGCTGCGTGGTCAATGTTTGTTAATTGAAGAATGGGCTGATGAATCGATTGGCTTAAAAGGTCGTAAAGCTTTCATTGGGGCCTTAAATCAAAATCCTAACTTTCGGACTTCCGTGTTACCCAAAGAAACCCCCAGTTTCCTGAAAAATCTGGTGGGAGCCGTCCCCTCTGAAATGCTAGATCTTCTCGGTACGGGCATTGGTTTTGGGGCAGATGCGGTCAAAGAGGCCATGCGCGGTTTAAAACAGGATTTAGAAGCCCTGAGTCTCATTTTGCAACATCAGCCCTATCTAGTGGGCAATGAACCGACTTTAGCGGATTTTACGGTGGCGGGTTTGAGTATGATTATCAAATTTCCGGCGGGAGACTACATCAATATTCCAGCAGAGTTAAAGGCAAAGGGCATTCCTGGTTTGGCTGATCACAGTTCTTATTTGCCTTTCTTTGAATGGCGCGATCGCCTGTATAGCCATTTCCGTAAAGTCTCTAACCATTCCCCTGCTAGTCCTGATAATCCCACGGTGATTACGATTGATGATTAA
- a CDS encoding Uma2 family endonuclease, producing the protein MLITISPETLSLEAGSEIILRHKTWEDYEDLLAIRQDKNLPKLYFNAKTQEIRLISPLASHGKRVDTLRDLVKALLNFEGKDWDCFDPITLKQLQRAGVEPDTCFYIENRQVILGKERINLTVDPPPDLAIEVDFTSVTNLGSYSPLAIPELWIYSPGDLKIYIFENDDYQEKSQSNLFKHWDIKTLFPNYVEMAWFKGSSVALRAFEEDILK; encoded by the coding sequence ATGTTAATCACCATCAGTCCTGAAACCTTAAGCCTAGAAGCAGGTAGTGAAATCATTCTTAGACACAAAACCTGGGAAGACTACGAAGACCTGTTGGCTATCCGTCAAGACAAAAACTTGCCCAAACTCTATTTCAACGCTAAAACTCAAGAAATTCGTCTTATATCTCCCCTCGCTAGTCACGGAAAACGAGTTGATACCCTCAGAGATTTAGTTAAAGCCCTATTAAATTTTGAGGGTAAGGATTGGGACTGTTTTGATCCGATTACCCTTAAACAATTGCAACGGGCTGGAGTCGAACCTGATACTTGTTTTTATATTGAAAATCGTCAAGTCATTTTAGGTAAAGAACGCATTAACTTAACGGTTGATCCTCCTCCTGATTTAGCGATCGAGGTAGATTTTACTTCCGTTACAAATCTTGGTTCTTATTCCCCCTTAGCAATTCCAGAACTGTGGATTTATTCTCCTGGTGACTTAAAAATTTATATTTTTGAAAATGATGATTATCAGGAAAAAAGTCAAAGTAATTTATTTAAACATTGGGACATTAAAACCCTATTTCCCAACTATGTCGAGATGGCTTGGTTTAAAGGTTCTAGTGTTGCTCTACGAGCATTTGAGGAGGATATTTTAAAGTAG
- a CDS encoding IS1 family transposase, giving the protein MEAELDEMWGFVKSKKEQRWLWHAIDHKTGEILAYVLSGHKDEAFLRLKELLEPFGITQYYTDGWGAYERHIEPALHEVGKYNTQKIERKHLTLRTRIKRLARKTICFSKSIVMHDIVLGLFINRFEFGCLI; this is encoded by the coding sequence GTGGAAGCAGAACTCGACGAAATGTGGGGTTTTGTGAAGAGCAAAAAAGAGCAAAGATGGTTATGGCACGCTATTGATCATAAGACAGGTGAGATATTAGCTTATGTTTTGTCTGGTCACAAAGACGAAGCATTTCTAAGGCTAAAAGAGTTGTTAGAACCTTTTGGTATTACTCAATATTATACAGATGGATGGGGGGCTTACGAACGACATATTGAGCCAGCATTGCATGAGGTGGGTAAGTATAATACTCAAAAAATCGAACGAAAGCACTTGACATTGAGAACTCGAATAAAGAGATTAGCGAGAAAAACGATTTGTTTCTCCAAATCTATTGTGATGCACGATATTGTCCTTGGATTATTTATCAATCGCTTTGAATTTGGATGTCTTATTTAG
- the aroQ gene encoding type II 3-dehydroquinate dehydratase — translation MPLLSLLVLHGPNLNLLGQREPHIYGSLTLASINQRLAEIADQNGAALAIAQSNQEGVLVDHIQAALNQHQGIMINAGAYTHTSVAIRDALSAVKIPTVEVHLSNIYQRETFRHHSYIAPIAIGQISGFGANSYYLGLQALIDYLLLNPRGVKS, via the coding sequence TTGCCATTGTTAAGCTTATTAGTATTGCATGGCCCAAATTTGAATCTGCTCGGCCAACGGGAACCCCATATTTATGGATCTCTGACCCTAGCCAGTATTAATCAACGTTTAGCAGAAATTGCTGATCAGAACGGGGCTGCTCTGGCGATCGCTCAATCAAACCAGGAAGGGGTTTTAGTGGATCACATACAGGCGGCCCTGAACCAACATCAAGGAATCATGATTAATGCGGGGGCCTATACCCACACGAGTGTAGCCATTCGAGATGCCCTCAGTGCAGTTAAAATCCCGACGGTAGAGGTTCACCTGAGTAATATTTATCAACGGGAAACTTTTCGACATCATTCCTACATTGCCCCGATCGCCATCGGACAGATCAGTGGTTTTGGTGCGAATAGCTATTATCTGGGACTTCAGGCTTTGATTGATTATTTATTACTTAACCCTAGGGGCGTTAAAAGCTAA
- a CDS encoding IS1634 family transposase, which translates to MLAEYKAQQNTERGFRFLKDPFFFASALFLKNPQRIMALMMIMVVSLLVYTLAQRRLRQALALAHQTIPNQKGKPTAIPTLLWVFQSFLFIRWLEIDGIQTIVNLTSKHKHILSFLGSSCQKYYFVS; encoded by the coding sequence ATGTTGGCTGAATATAAGGCTCAACAAAACACCGAGCGCGGCTTTCGCTTTCTCAAAGACCCTTTCTTTTTTGCCTCTGCTCTTTTTCTCAAGAATCCTCAACGCATTATGGCTTTGATGATGATTATGGTTGTCTCTTTATTGGTTTATACTTTGGCACAACGTCGCCTACGACAGGCTTTGGCTCTTGCCCATCAGACTATTCCTAATCAAAAGGGTAAACCGACCGCCATTCCCACTCTGCTTTGGGTCTTTCAGTCTTTTCTGTTTATCCGTTGGTTAGAGATTGACGGCATTCAAACTATCGTTAATTTGACCTCCAAACACAAACATATTCTTTCCTTTCTTGGCTCTTCATGCCAAAAGTACTACTTTGTCTCTTGA
- the rpsF gene encoding 30S ribosomal protein S6, which yields MTPYEMMVILRPDLSEDLVQQEVTKYQEFLAQYNTEELTIKVWGKRRLAYPIGKFQDGIYLLLNYRGDGKQVAPLERAMRLGDEVIRFLTIKLSDKPAIAEVEVPNAIAPPIIAPVPAQV from the coding sequence ATGACCCCCTACGAAATGATGGTAATCCTGCGTCCTGATCTCTCGGAAGATCTTGTACAACAGGAAGTTACCAAATACCAAGAATTTTTAGCCCAATATAACACCGAAGAATTAACCATCAAAGTCTGGGGTAAGCGTCGTTTAGCCTACCCAATCGGCAAGTTTCAAGATGGAATTTATCTGCTCTTGAATTACCGAGGTGATGGCAAACAGGTTGCTCCCCTAGAACGGGCCATGCGTCTAGGTGATGAAGTCATTCGTTTCTTAACGATTAAATTATCGGATAAACCCGCGATCGCTGAAGTTGAAGTTCCAAACGCCATTGCCCCTCCGATTATTGCCCCTGTTCCTGCCCAAGTTTAA
- the dapF gene encoding diaminopimelate epimerase, with the protein MSLAFTKYHGLGNDFVLIDNRHSATPCLTPEQAIQICDRHFGVGADGVIFALPGQDDTDYTMRIYNADGSEPEMCGNGIRCLARFLAELEGQERVGKSYRIHTLAGVITPQIEAAGQVRVDMGQPYLLASEIPTTLANPTEKVINLPLDVAGQTWAVTCVSMGNPHCITFVEDVNAIPLEIIGPQFEHHPVFPQRTNTEFIQVVAPDYLKMRVWERGAGITLACGTGACASVVAGVLTGKSDRRCIVELPGGCLVIEWSDSEQRIYMTGPAQRVFTGTYNLLVS; encoded by the coding sequence ATGTCCCTTGCTTTTACCAAATATCATGGTCTCGGTAATGACTTTGTTCTGATTGATAATCGTCATAGTGCGACCCCTTGTCTAACCCCAGAGCAAGCCATCCAAATCTGCGATCGCCATTTTGGGGTGGGGGCAGATGGAGTTATTTTCGCGCTACCTGGTCAAGATGACACGGACTATACCATGCGGATCTATAACGCAGATGGTTCAGAACCAGAAATGTGTGGTAACGGTATTCGTTGTTTAGCGCGATTTCTGGCGGAATTAGAGGGTCAGGAACGGGTGGGCAAATCCTACCGCATTCACACTTTAGCTGGAGTGATCACGCCTCAAATAGAAGCGGCTGGACAAGTTCGGGTGGATATGGGCCAACCCTATCTGCTCGCCTCAGAAATCCCGACAACTTTGGCTAACCCAACCGAAAAAGTGATTAATCTGCCCTTAGACGTGGCCGGACAAACCTGGGCTGTCACCTGTGTGAGTATGGGCAATCCTCACTGTATTACATTTGTCGAAGATGTCAATGCCATTCCCCTGGAAATAATCGGCCCTCAATTTGAACATCATCCCGTCTTTCCCCAACGCACTAATACGGAATTTATTCAGGTGGTGGCCCCCGATTACCTCAAAATGCGGGTCTGGGAACGGGGGGCTGGCATTACCCTTGCCTGTGGGACAGGAGCCTGTGCATCAGTAGTTGCTGGAGTTTTGACAGGGAAAAGCGATCGCCGTTGTATAGTAGAATTGCCTGGGGGCTGTCTGGTAATTGAATGGTCAGACAGTGAGCAACGAATTTATATGACTGGGCCAGCCCAACGGGTTTTTACAGGAACATACAACCTGCTAGTTTCTTAA
- a CDS encoding DUF6444 domain-containing protein, whose product MEKLDPVPDLNQEEVKMPWQKEVAKDWYEDYQKEKEENEKLRKELVELKKEIEKLKEKLKKLNQRTSENSSQPPSSDGYKKKVAKTFGQKGKKRGPKYDHVGKTRNGFGRVDEIVDLRMEKCPKCGASVEKQKETIIKKNQIAELVSKPVEVREYVREKYQCSKCDWEGYAPLPLGCREDFSYGATLSSLVGWLGYGGNLTWLKQRYLVGSCSKPVEKSNNK is encoded by the coding sequence ATGGAAAAACTAGACCCAGTTCCAGACTTAAACCAAGAAGAAGTGAAAATGCCATGGCAAAAAGAAGTGGCAAAAGATTGGTATGAAGATTATCAGAAAGAAAAAGAAGAGAACGAAAAGCTGAGAAAAGAATTGGTAGAGTTAAAGAAAGAGATAGAAAAGTTGAAAGAAAAGCTGAAAAAGCTTAACCAAAGAACGAGTGAAAATAGCTCTCAGCCCCCAAGCAGTGACGGTTACAAAAAGAAAGTCGCCAAAACCTTCGGTCAAAAAGGAAAAAAAAGAGGTCCAAAGTACGACCATGTGGGTAAAACCAGAAACGGGTTTGGTCGGGTAGATGAAATAGTAGATTTAAGGATGGAAAAATGCCCAAAATGTGGTGCGTCAGTGGAAAAGCAAAAGGAGACTATCATCAAAAAAAATCAAATAGCTGAATTAGTCAGTAAACCAGTAGAGGTAAGGGAATATGTTAGGGAAAAGTATCAATGCTCAAAATGTGATTGGGAAGGTTATGCCCCACTTCCTTTGGGATGTCGTGAAGATTTTAGCTACGGTGCAACCTTATCCAGCTTAGTGGGATGGCTGGGATATGGGGGAAATTTGACTTGGCTAAAACAACGATACTTGGTAGGGTCGTGTTCTAAACCTGTGGAAAAGAGTAATAATAAATAA
- a CDS encoding fumarylacetoacetate hydrolase family protein, which translates to MAQRYVRIQSQDQQLYYGLLQPNRSVEVLDQAPWLGGKSTGLVLAESDYRLLSPCTPSKIIAVGRNYPAHAAELGNSVPPEPLLFLKPPTAIAAHGQTVFYPAQSQRVDYEGELALVIGATTKDCSVEAASSIIWGYTIANDITARDLQRQDSQWTRAKGFDGFCPLGPWIIRDLTIDARLQTFVNEETVPRQSAKINEMVFSPAVLVSYISQIMTLLPGDIILTGTPEGIGPLQVGDTVRIEIEGIGSLETAIAVKQKT; encoded by the coding sequence ATGGCGCAACGCTATGTCCGTATTCAAAGCCAGGATCAACAGTTGTATTATGGGTTGCTCCAACCGAATCGTTCTGTTGAAGTCCTCGATCAAGCTCCCTGGTTAGGGGGGAAATCTACTGGTCTGGTTTTGGCCGAGTCCGATTATAGGCTTCTGTCGCCCTGTACTCCTTCTAAGATTATTGCGGTGGGTCGTAACTATCCCGCCCATGCAGCCGAATTAGGGAATAGTGTCCCGCCAGAACCCTTACTTTTTTTAAAGCCGCCTACGGCGATCGCGGCCCATGGCCAGACCGTTTTTTATCCGGCTCAATCTCAACGGGTGGATTACGAAGGAGAATTAGCGTTAGTAATCGGTGCGACCACCAAGGATTGCTCCGTAGAAGCGGCCAGTAGCATAATTTGGGGCTATACCATTGCCAATGATATTACCGCTAGGGACTTACAACGTCAGGATAGTCAATGGACGAGAGCCAAAGGATTTGACGGTTTTTGTCCCCTGGGCCCCTGGATCATCCGTGATTTAACCATCGATGCGCGTCTGCAAACCTTTGTCAATGAAGAAACTGTCCCTCGACAGTCGGCCAAAATCAATGAGATGGTTTTTTCCCCCGCCGTTTTGGTGTCCTATATTTCTCAGATTATGACCCTCCTGCCTGGCGATATCATCTTGACGGGAACCCCAGAAGGGATTGGCCCTTTGCAAGTGGGGGACACCGTTCGCATTGAAATTGAAGGCATTGGTTCTCTAGAAACCGCGATCGCCGTTAAGCAGAAGACATAA
- the recN gene encoding DNA repair protein RecN yields the protein MLSFLRIKNFALIDHLELGFGQGLNVLTGETGAGKSIILDAIDILLGGKVNGRVIRQGSHYSQIEATFQITPVLEAWLISQEIESLETDSLICSRELMLTGDSLRSRSRVNGVVVNRQLLAELREKLVEITAQGQTVQLMDSSVQRKLLDLYGGKPQLAQRATVETAYHQYQSSVQALEARRQSEKDRLQRLDILEYQLKELREAQLSDADEWETLEQERDRLSHVVELQQLSYQAYQLLYQNDRGDNAVADLLAQAEGIVQDMIRYDSGLESLLEMLRNATTQVIETGQQLNVYGNHLEADPQRLAEVEERLLLLKRLCRKYGPSLTEAIAYWQKLESEEQQINDQEQSLEVLEQATEKAKVTLEKECAILTQLRQQTARQLEQELVQQLKPLAMEKVIFACQINPIPPQVTGADQVIFYFSPNPGEKIQPLSTTASGGEMSRFLLALKACFSLAESVSQTLIFDEIDVGVSGKVAQAIADKLYHLSQRQQVLCVTHQPLVAALADQHFRVDKTIIEESSLPMDLNLEADPLSDIRTVVRITPLITSQHRQEELAQLAGGHSAQEALTFAQSLLNKAEIYRQKQA from the coding sequence ATGCTGTCTTTCCTGCGGATTAAGAATTTTGCCCTCATTGATCACCTGGAATTAGGGTTTGGTCAGGGTTTAAATGTGCTGACTGGGGAAACGGGGGCTGGTAAGTCGATTATTTTAGATGCCATTGATATTTTGTTGGGTGGTAAAGTCAATGGTCGGGTGATTCGTCAAGGAAGCCACTATAGTCAGATTGAGGCCACTTTTCAGATTACGCCGGTTTTGGAAGCCTGGCTTATTTCCCAGGAAATTGAATCGTTAGAGACTGATAGTTTAATTTGTAGCCGTGAGTTGATGTTAACAGGGGATTCGCTGCGATCGCGCTCTAGGGTGAACGGAGTCGTGGTCAATCGTCAACTGTTGGCCGAACTGCGAGAAAAGTTGGTAGAGATCACCGCCCAGGGCCAAACCGTCCAATTAATGGATTCGTCAGTACAGCGCAAGTTATTAGACCTCTACGGTGGTAAACCCCAATTAGCACAACGGGCCACAGTGGAAACGGCCTATCATCAATACCAAAGTTCAGTGCAGGCCCTAGAAGCCCGTCGTCAGTCTGAAAAAGATCGATTACAACGACTGGATATTTTAGAATATCAACTCAAGGAATTACGAGAAGCGCAACTGTCCGATGCCGATGAATGGGAAACCCTGGAACAGGAACGCGATCGCCTTTCCCATGTGGTTGAGCTACAGCAATTAAGTTATCAAGCCTATCAATTGCTTTACCAAAATGATCGGGGCGACAATGCCGTTGCCGATTTATTGGCCCAAGCTGAAGGTATTGTTCAGGACATGATTCGCTATGACAGTGGGCTGGAATCCTTGTTAGAAATGCTCCGTAATGCCACCACTCAAGTGATCGAAACAGGGCAGCAATTAAATGTCTATGGTAATCACCTGGAAGCCGATCCCCAACGGTTAGCAGAAGTAGAAGAACGTTTATTACTCTTAAAACGGCTTTGTCGCAAGTATGGTCCCAGTCTCACCGAAGCGATCGCCTATTGGCAAAAATTAGAAAGCGAAGAACAGCAAATTAATGATCAAGAACAATCCCTAGAAGTCTTAGAACAGGCCACGGAAAAAGCCAAAGTTACCCTAGAAAAAGAATGTGCGATTTTAACTCAACTGCGACAACAAACTGCCCGTCAGCTAGAGCAAGAATTGGTGCAGCAATTAAAACCCTTGGCCATGGAAAAAGTCATTTTTGCCTGTCAAATTAACCCCATTCCGCCCCAAGTCACGGGAGCCGATCAGGTGATTTTTTACTTTAGTCCTAATCCTGGCGAAAAGATTCAGCCCCTTTCCACAACAGCTTCGGGCGGTGAAATGAGTCGTTTTCTCTTAGCCTTAAAAGCCTGTTTTAGTCTGGCTGAGTCCGTTTCCCAAACCTTAATCTTTGATGAAATTGATGTCGGGGTTTCCGGTAAAGTGGCTCAAGCGATCGCCGATAAATTGTATCATTTAAGTCAACGGCAACAGGTACTCTGTGTCACCCATCAACCTTTGGTAGCGGCTTTAGCGGATCAGCATTTTCGAGTCGATAAAACCATTATTGAAGAAAGTAGTTTACCGATGGATCTCAACCTCGAAGCCGATCCATTATCAGACATTCGGACAGTGGTACGAATTACGCCCTTAATCACCTCGCAACACCGTCAGGAAGAACTAGCTCAATTGGCCGGTGGTCATTCTGCCCAGGAAGCCCTCACCTTTGCCCAGTCATTACTAAACAAGGCCGAAATTTATCGCCAAAAACAAGCCTAA
- a CDS encoding DUF4346 domain-containing protein has product MTPLLESIKNIDDQLSNRYIDLDPGGYWIIYIDSQSQLIGLKHYSNAINEQGLAVDPETGEIIPCKGVVERQPTLTLQGRTAKELCVQLFEKMPDCPITMLNHAAYLGRELVRAELALIQGNEYIQD; this is encoded by the coding sequence ATGACACCATTATTAGAGTCGATAAAAAACATCGACGATCAATTATCAAATCGTTATATTGATCTCGACCCAGGTGGCTATTGGATTATTTATATTGACTCTCAAAGCCAACTCATTGGGCTAAAACATTACAGCAACGCCATTAATGAACAAGGCTTGGCCGTTGATCCAGAAACAGGGGAAATCATTCCTTGTAAAGGAGTAGTGGAACGTCAACCGACTCTGACCCTTCAGGGTCGAACAGCCAAAGAACTCTGCGTTCAGCTTTTTGAAAAAATGCCTGATTGTCCGATCACCATGCTCAATCATGCGGCCTACTTAGGACGAGAATTGGTACGAGCAGAGTTGGCTCTTATTCAGGGAAACGAGTATATTCAGGATTAA